The proteins below are encoded in one region of Xenopus laevis strain J_2021 chromosome 8L, Xenopus_laevis_v10.1, whole genome shotgun sequence:
- the entpd2.L gene encoding ectonucleoside triphosphate diphosphohydrolase 2, with product MANKFLAVFLPILICLLGLIGILLVSLPARDVGEKTKFKYGVVLDAGSSHTALFVYKWPANKENDTGIVTEHSMCDVTGPGISSYWQDPPKAGKSLEECLNQAVRDVPAERHPMTPIYLGATAGMRLLNWTDPTSSDKVLAAVSTTIKSYPFDFRGAKILSGQDEGVFGWVTANYLLEKFIKYSWIGQWFQPRKGTLGAMDLGGASTQITFETADKIENSEDEVNLRLYGQSYRVYTHSFLCYGRDQVLMRIYSKIIKSQQYKANVNNPCWPKGYIENIPLSSVYDSPCTADERPSPYDPAQQVTMTGTGNGADCRMQVESLFQFSSCSFSSCSFDKVFQPKVAGNFIAFSAFFYTVDFMRTVMNLPVNSITDLDTATNTICSSTWDELVAKAPTLQKLLNSYCPTANFVYEIISRGYKFTEDSFPNISFQKKAGDTSIGWALGYMLNLTNMIPAEQPSILKGIEFGSWVGVIFLFLMVILLSLGLLCTFVRFKKDGESL from the exons ATGGCCAACAAGTTCCTAGCCGTGTTCTTGCCCATCCTCATCTGCCTGCTGGGGCTCATTGGGATCCTGCTGGTGTCCCTTCCAGCCAGAGATGTGGGGGAGAAAACAAAGTTCAAG TATGGAGTTGTATTGGACGCTGGTTCTTCGCACACGGCCCTGTTTGTTTACAAGTGGCCGGCAAATAAAGAGAACGACACGGGCATCGTGACTGAGCACAGCATGTGTGACGTGACGG GTCCTGGGATCTCAAGCTACTGGCAGGACCCccccaaagctggaaagagcctgGAGGAATGTTTGAACCAAGCTGTGAGGGACGTTCCAGCTGAGAGGCACCCCATGACTCCCATCTACCTGGGGGCCACCGCCGGCATGAGACTGCTCAA TTGGACCGACCCGACTTCTTCTGACAAAGTCCTGGCCGCCGTCAGCACCACCATTAAATCTTACCCCTTCGACTTCCGGGGGGCCAAAATCCTATCGGGGCAAGATGAAGGGGTATTTGGCTGGGTGACAGCGAATTACCTGCTGGAGAAGTTCATcaag TACAGTTGGATCGGACAGTGGTTTCAGCCCCGTAAAGGGACCCTGGGAGCCATGGATTTGGGCGGAGCTTCTACCCAGATCACATTTGAAACCGCGGATAAGATTGAGAATTCCGAGGATGAGGTGAATCTGCGGCTCTATGGGCAGTCGTACCGGGTGTATACCCACAGCTTCCTCTGCTACGGGCGCGACCAGGTGCTCATGAGAATCTATTCCAAAATCATCAAG TCGCAGCAATACAAAGCAAATGTGAATAATCCGTGTTGGCCGAAGGGTTACATCGAGAATATCCCCCTGTCCAGTGTGTACGACTCTCCTTGCACAGCTGATGAGAGGCCCAGTCCGTACGATCCGGCGCAGCAGGTGACCATGACTGGCACAGGGAATGGCGCCGACTGCAGAATGCAGGTGGAATCCTTATTCCAGTTCTCCAGCTGCAGCTTCTCCTCATGCTCCTTCGACAAAGTTTTCCAGCCCAAAGTCGCCGGCAATTTCATT GCCTTTTCGGCATTCTTCTACACTGTGGACTTCATGAGGACTGTGATGAATTTGCCGGTCAATAGCATCACCGACCTGGACACCGCGACCAACACCATCTGTAGTTCCACTTGGGACGAG CTCGTGGCTAAGGCCCCCACCCTGCAGAAGCTGCTGAATAGTTATTGCCCCACGGCCAATTTCGTCTACGAAATCATCAGCCGAGGCTACAAATTCACTGAGGATTCCTTTCCCAACATCTCCTTCCAGAAGAAG GCTGGCGACACGTCCATCGGTTGGGCACTCGGTTACATGCTGAACCTCACCAACATGATCCCGGCTGAGCAGCCCTCCATCCTTAAAGGCATAGAATTCGGCTCGTGGGTGGGGGTCATCTTCCTCTTCCTCATGGTTATCCTGCTCTCCTTGGGGCTCCTCTGCACCTTCGTGCGGTTCAAGAAGGACGGAGAATCCCTTTGA